From one Streptomyces sp. NBC_01478 genomic stretch:
- a CDS encoding ATP-binding protein, protein MFETVLVANRGEIAVRVIRTLRSLGVRSVAVFSDADADARHVREADTAVRLGPAPAAESYLSVERLLEAAARTGAQAVHPGYGFLAENAAFARACADAGLVFIGPPADAIALMGDKIRAKETVEAAGVPVVPGGRDPELAKAAHELGAPVLLKPSAGGGGKGMRLVRDLTLLDDEIAAARREARASFGDDTLLVERWVDRPRHIEIQILADGHGNVVHLGERECSLQRRHQKVVEEAPSVLLDPGTRAAMGEAAVQAARSCGYAGAGTVEFIVPGSDPSSYYFMEMNTRLQVEHPVTELVTGLDLVEWQLRVAAGERLPFAQEDITLTGHAIEARVCAEDPARGFLPSGGTVLKLHEPHGDGIRTDSGLSEGTEVGSLYDPMLSKVIAYGPDRATALRKLRAALADTVTLGVPTNAGFLRRLLAHPAVVAGELDTGLVEREADGLVPGEVPVEVYAAAALLRHAALAPGRGSGWADPFAATDGWRLGGERAWTAHPLRVPGHDPVTVRVRRTPEGGTELLPDGAEKPLVGAGTAGPDGRFTLRLDGLVHTFTALPDGTWLGRDGDAWQVRDHDPVAAALGGADRSGAGSLTAPMPGTVTVVKVAVGDQVTAGQSLLVVEAMKMEHVVSAPHAGTVAELDVTPGSTVAMDQVLAVVTPAEEDQ, encoded by the coding sequence ATGTTCGAGACGGTCCTGGTGGCCAACCGGGGCGAGATCGCGGTCCGCGTGATCCGCACCCTGCGCTCCCTCGGTGTGCGCTCGGTGGCCGTCTTCTCCGACGCCGACGCGGACGCCCGGCACGTCCGGGAGGCCGACACGGCGGTACGGCTCGGTCCCGCACCGGCGGCGGAAAGCTACCTGTCCGTGGAGCGCCTCCTGGAGGCGGCGGCCCGCACCGGCGCGCAGGCCGTGCACCCGGGCTACGGCTTCCTCGCCGAGAACGCGGCCTTCGCGCGCGCGTGCGCCGACGCCGGGCTGGTCTTCATCGGCCCTCCGGCCGACGCGATCGCCCTCATGGGCGACAAGATCCGCGCCAAGGAGACCGTGGAGGCGGCCGGCGTCCCGGTCGTCCCCGGCGGCCGCGACCCCGAACTCGCCAAGGCAGCACACGAGTTGGGCGCCCCCGTCCTCCTCAAGCCGTCGGCCGGCGGCGGCGGCAAGGGCATGCGCCTGGTCCGCGACCTCACCCTCCTGGACGACGAGATCGCCGCCGCCCGCCGCGAGGCCCGCGCCTCCTTCGGCGACGACACCCTCCTGGTCGAGCGCTGGGTCGACCGCCCCCGGCACATCGAGATCCAGATCCTGGCCGACGGTCACGGCAACGTCGTCCACCTCGGCGAACGCGAGTGCTCCTTGCAGCGCCGGCACCAGAAGGTCGTCGAGGAGGCCCCGAGCGTCCTCCTCGACCCCGGCACGCGCGCGGCGATGGGCGAGGCGGCGGTCCAGGCGGCCCGCTCGTGCGGGTACGCGGGCGCGGGCACGGTCGAGTTCATCGTGCCGGGCAGCGACCCGTCGTCGTACTACTTCATGGAGATGAACACCCGCCTCCAAGTGGAGCACCCGGTAACGGAGTTGGTGACCGGGCTGGATCTGGTGGAGTGGCAGCTCAGGGTGGCGGCGGGTGAGCGGCTGCCCTTCGCGCAGGAGGACATCACGCTCACCGGGCACGCGATCGAGGCCCGCGTGTGCGCCGAGGACCCAGCACGCGGCTTCCTCCCCTCCGGCGGCACGGTGCTGAAGCTGCACGAACCGCACGGCGACGGCATCCGCACCGACTCCGGTCTCTCCGAAGGCACCGAGGTCGGCAGCCTCTACGACCCGATGCTCTCCAAGGTCATCGCCTACGGCCCCGACCGCGCGACCGCGCTCAGGAAGCTCCGGGCCGCCCTCGCGGACACGGTCACCCTGGGCGTGCCGACGAACGCAGGGTTCCTACGGCGGCTCCTTGCCCATCCGGCGGTCGTGGCGGGCGAGTTGGACACCGGGCTCGTCGAGCGCGAGGCGGACGGGCTGGTGCCCGGTGAGGTACCGGTGGAGGTCTACGCGGCGGCGGCGCTGCTGCGGCACGCGGCGCTCGCCCCCGGGCGGGGCTCCGGCTGGGCCGACCCGTTCGCCGCCACGGACGGCTGGCGGCTGGGCGGGGAGCGGGCCTGGACGGCGCACCCCCTACGGGTACCGGGCCACGACCCGGTGACCGTGCGCGTACGCCGCACACCCGAGGGCGGGACCGAACTCCTGCCGGACGGCGCCGAGAAGCCGCTCGTCGGGGCCGGAACGGCCGGGCCTGACGGCCGGTTCACCCTGCGGCTCGACGGCCTCGTCCACACCTTCACCGCTCTGCCGGACGGCACCTGGCTGGGCCGGGACGGAGACGCCTGGCAGGTGCGGGACCACGATCCGGTGGCCGCCGCGCTCGGCGGGGCCGACCGCTCCGGTGCCGGTTCGCTGACCGCGCCGATGCCGGGGACGGTGACCGTGGTGAAGGTCGCCGTAGGAGATCAAGTGACCGCCGGACAGAGCCTGTTGGTGGTCGAGGCGATGAAGATGGAGCACGTCGTCTCCGCGCCGCACGCCGGCACCGTCGCCGAACTCGACGTGACGCCCGGTTCGACGGTCGCCATGGACCAGGTGCTGGCGGTCGTCACACCGGCGGAGGAGGACCAGTGA
- a CDS encoding hydroxymethylglutaryl-CoA lyase yields the protein MVVPAPGLPARVRIHEVGARDGLQNEKSTVPTEVKAEFVRRLADAGLTTIEATSFVHPKWVPQLADAEQLFPLVRDLPGVELPVLVPNERGLDRALALGARRIAVFASATEAFAKANLNRTVDDALAMFEPVVTRAKAGDAHVRGYLSMCFGDPWEGPVPIHQVVHVCKSLLDMGCDELSLGDTIGVATPGHVLELLAALNEQGVPTDVLGVHFHDTYGQALANTLAALQHGVTTVDASAGGLGGCPYAKSATGNLATEDLVWMLQGLGIESGVDLGRLTATSVWMAEQLGRPSPSRTVRALSHKDQ from the coding sequence ATGGTCGTACCGGCCCCCGGTCTGCCCGCCCGGGTGCGCATCCACGAGGTGGGCGCGCGGGACGGGCTGCAGAACGAGAAGTCGACCGTGCCGACGGAGGTGAAGGCCGAGTTCGTGCGCCGGCTGGCCGACGCGGGCCTGACCACGATCGAGGCGACCAGCTTCGTCCACCCCAAGTGGGTGCCCCAACTGGCCGACGCGGAGCAGTTGTTCCCGCTCGTGCGCGATCTGCCGGGGGTCGAGCTCCCCGTGCTCGTGCCGAACGAACGCGGACTCGACCGGGCGCTCGCGCTCGGTGCCCGCCGTATCGCGGTGTTCGCCAGCGCCACCGAGGCCTTCGCCAAGGCCAATCTGAACCGGACGGTCGACGACGCGCTGGCCATGTTCGAGCCGGTGGTGACCCGGGCGAAGGCAGGTGACGCTCATGTGCGCGGCTATCTGTCGATGTGCTTCGGCGACCCCTGGGAGGGCCCGGTCCCGATCCACCAGGTCGTCCACGTCTGCAAGTCGCTGCTCGACATGGGCTGCGACGAGCTGAGCCTCGGCGACACGATCGGCGTCGCGACCCCCGGCCATGTCCTGGAGCTGTTGGCCGCGCTCAATGAACAGGGCGTCCCCACCGATGTGTTGGGGGTGCACTTCCACGACACCTACGGCCAGGCCCTCGCCAACACCCTGGCCGCCCTCCAGCACGGCGTCACCACCGTGGACGCCTCCGCGGGCGGCCTCGGCGGCTGCCCGTACGCCAAGTCCGCGACCGGCAACCTCGCCACCGAAGACCTCGTGTGGATGCTCCAGGGTCTCGGCATCGAGTCCGGAGTCGACCTCGGCCGTCTCACCGCCACCAGCGTGTGGATGGCCGAACAACTGGGCCGACCCAGCCCGTCCCGTACCGTCCGCGCCCTCTCCCACAAGGACCAGTGA
- a CDS encoding acyl-CoA dehydrogenase family protein, translating to MDHRLSPELEELRRTVEEFAHDVVAPKIGDFYERHEFPYEIVREMGRMGLFGLPFPEEYGGMGGDYLALGLVLEELARVDSSVAITLEAGVSLGAMPIHLFGTDAQKAEWLPRLCSGEILGAFGLTEPDGGSDAGATRTTARLDPDTDEWVINGSKCFITNSGTDITGLVTVTAVTGRKPDGKPLISAIIVPSGTPGFTVAAPYSKVGWNASDTRELSFADVRVPAANLLGQQGRGYAQFLRILDEGRIAIAALATGLAQGCVDESVKYAKERHAFGRPIGANQAIQFKIADMEMKAHTARLAWRDAASRLVAGEPFKKEAALAKLYSSTIAVDNARDATQVHGGYGFMNEYPVARMWRDSKILEIGEGTSEVQRMLIARELGLTG from the coding sequence ATGGACCACCGTCTCTCCCCCGAGCTGGAAGAACTCCGCCGTACGGTCGAGGAGTTCGCGCACGACGTCGTCGCGCCGAAGATCGGCGACTTCTACGAGCGGCACGAGTTCCCGTACGAGATCGTCCGCGAGATGGGCCGCATGGGCCTGTTCGGGCTGCCGTTCCCGGAGGAGTACGGCGGGATGGGCGGCGACTATCTGGCGCTGGGCCTGGTCCTGGAGGAGCTGGCCCGCGTGGACTCGTCGGTGGCGATCACGCTGGAGGCCGGGGTGTCGCTGGGCGCGATGCCGATCCATCTCTTCGGTACCGACGCGCAGAAGGCCGAGTGGCTGCCCCGGCTCTGCTCCGGCGAGATCCTGGGCGCCTTCGGGCTGACCGAGCCGGACGGCGGCTCCGACGCGGGCGCGACCCGGACGACGGCGCGCCTGGACCCGGACACCGACGAATGGGTGATCAACGGTTCCAAGTGCTTCATCACCAACTCCGGTACGGACATCACGGGTCTGGTGACGGTCACCGCGGTCACCGGCCGCAAGCCCGACGGCAAGCCGCTGATCTCCGCGATCATCGTGCCGTCCGGGACCCCCGGCTTCACGGTCGCGGCGCCGTACTCGAAGGTCGGCTGGAACGCCTCGGACACCCGTGAGCTGTCCTTCGCGGACGTACGGGTCCCGGCGGCGAACCTGCTGGGCCAACAGGGGCGCGGCTACGCCCAGTTCCTGCGCATCCTGGACGAGGGCCGGATCGCGATCGCCGCGCTGGCCACCGGTCTGGCGCAGGGCTGCGTCGACGAGTCGGTGAAGTACGCCAAGGAACGGCACGCGTTCGGGCGGCCGATCGGCGCCAACCAGGCCATCCAGTTCAAGATCGCCGACATGGAGATGAAGGCCCACACCGCCCGCCTGGCCTGGCGCGACGCGGCCTCCCGGCTGGTCGCCGGCGAACCCTTCAAGAAGGAGGCGGCCCTCGCCAAGCTGTACTCCTCCACGATCGCCGTCGACAACGCCCGCGACGCCACCCAGGTGCACGGCGGCTACGGCTTCATGAACGAGTACCCGGTGGCCCGGATGTGGCGCGACTCCAAGATCCTGGAGATCGGCGAGGGCACCAGCGAGGTCCAACGGATGCTGATCGCCCGCGAGTTGGGCCTCACGGGCTGA
- a CDS encoding biliverdin-producing heme oxygenase gives MTDTNTGMGTGTHTATERLRSGTRAWHEAMESTGFATAMLAGTLPLDRYVGQLAAYRVVLAALETELARALSPSVDSVWSPDLAKLPLVERDLRHFAALGTAPRPGPAAEEFVTEIRHTAATEPTELLGFLYVLEGSTLGALFLRRYVTEAYRLTDGNGTSYYGSGDRARWRAFTERLDRTLGEPAVQERVVAAAERAYRHVALISAELSTGLDRPAPEPV, from the coding sequence ATGACGGACACCAACACCGGCATGGGCACGGGCACGCACACGGCGACCGAGCGGCTGAGGAGCGGCACCCGCGCCTGGCACGAGGCCATGGAGAGCACCGGGTTCGCCACCGCGATGCTCGCCGGCACCCTTCCGCTCGACCGCTACGTCGGTCAACTCGCCGCCTACCGCGTGGTCCTGGCGGCCCTGGAGACCGAACTCGCCCGTGCCCTCAGCCCGTCGGTCGACTCGGTGTGGTCGCCGGACCTGGCCAAACTCCCGCTCGTCGAACGCGACCTGCGCCACTTCGCCGCCCTGGGCACGGCTCCTCGCCCCGGCCCGGCCGCCGAGGAGTTCGTGACCGAGATACGGCACACCGCCGCCACCGAGCCCACCGAACTCCTCGGCTTCCTCTACGTGTTGGAGGGCTCCACCCTCGGCGCCCTGTTCCTGCGCCGGTACGTCACCGAGGCGTACCGCCTCACGGACGGGAACGGCACGTCCTACTACGGCAGCGGCGACCGCGCCCGCTGGAGGGCCTTCACCGAGCGCCTCGACCGGACGCTCGGCGAACCCGCCGTACAGGAGAGGGTGGTGGCCGCCGCCGAGCGGGCCTACCGGCATGTGGCCCTGATCTCGGCGGAGTTGTCGACCGGCCTGGACCGCCCCGCCCCCGAACCGGTCTGA
- a CDS encoding class 1 isoprenoid biosynthesis enzyme has protein sequence MAGTTGVEAVVRADAALLEDDLAAFLDALTAPARAAASVYDTALRRALYEPVADALGSKVGQQALPPAPGAPGGRAPLRPSMVYWAYRNYRGFPEEAESASDLAVIRRTAVAVRILLKAAVALDDIQDGSDVRYGEPALHTTHGTPLALNTGAWLIMSALRHAADPAVMDSLVRSVGNGFTGQAVDLSSRTALTRAELPAAPRATRVDFWESTAALKTGTLFRMPLDAAVAGLRVVEDDRLVLDGAMRQLGLASQLFNDLTDFVPELGGANTHEDFDGLGNRVLLELLGDAPPEAEFKRYVLGHPKLERTLLALAEEAVALKRAAKDAVHGVCRSERSAAYFDVTIERKGHLIDRLLATVRQRSGV, from the coding sequence ATGGCGGGCACGACGGGTGTGGAAGCGGTGGTGCGCGCCGACGCGGCCCTGCTGGAGGACGACCTGGCCGCGTTCCTCGACGCGTTGACCGCTCCGGCGCGGGCGGCCGCCTCCGTGTACGACACGGCCCTGCGCCGCGCCCTGTACGAACCGGTCGCCGACGCCCTGGGCTCGAAGGTGGGCCAGCAGGCGCTGCCCCCGGCCCCCGGAGCACCCGGCGGCCGGGCTCCGCTGCGGCCCTCGATGGTGTACTGGGCGTACCGGAACTACCGGGGGTTCCCCGAGGAGGCGGAGAGCGCTTCCGACCTCGCGGTGATCCGCCGTACGGCAGTTGCCGTAAGGATTCTGCTGAAGGCCGCGGTCGCCCTCGACGACATCCAGGACGGCAGCGACGTCCGCTACGGCGAACCCGCACTCCACACCACCCACGGCACCCCGCTCGCCCTCAACACCGGCGCCTGGCTGATCATGTCCGCGCTGCGGCACGCGGCCGACCCCGCCGTCATGGACAGCCTGGTGCGCTCGGTCGGCAACGGCTTCACCGGGCAGGCCGTCGACCTGTCCTCGCGTACGGCGCTCACACGCGCGGAGCTGCCGGCCGCGCCGCGCGCCACCCGGGTCGACTTCTGGGAGTCGACGGCCGCCCTCAAGACCGGCACCCTGTTCCGGATGCCGCTGGACGCGGCGGTCGCGGGGCTGCGGGTGGTCGAGGACGACCGGCTGGTCCTCGACGGCGCGATGCGTCAACTCGGCCTGGCCAGCCAACTGTTCAACGACCTGACCGACTTCGTTCCGGAACTCGGCGGCGCCAACACCCACGAGGACTTCGACGGCCTCGGCAACCGGGTCCTGCTGGAACTCCTCGGCGACGCACCGCCCGAAGCGGAATTCAAACGCTACGTTCTCGGTCACCCGAAACTGGAGCGGACGCTCCTCGCGCTCGCCGAGGAGGCCGTGGCGCTGAAGCGCGCCGCGAAGGACGCCGTGCACGGGGTGTGCCGCTCCGAGCGCAGCGCCGCCTACTTCGACGTGACGATCGAACGCAAGGGCCACCTCATCGACCGTCTGCTCGCGACGGTCCGGCAGCGGAGCGGCGTATGA
- a CDS encoding ABC transporter substrate-binding protein — MSNARATHLSRRGILAAGGALGLGAVLAACGDDDAKSGGSDKETTAAKSGPWTFKDDRGQTAKTDRTPATIVSFIGVAAALHDYGIESKGVFGPTELKNGKADVQAGDLDISKVTNLGNTWGQFNIEKYAALAPDVLITTMFDAAGTLWYVPEESKKKILAVGAPTVGISVYDVQLPTPLARMLELAKSLGADTTSSAITAAKKRFEDAAARLRAAAKAKPDIKVLVGSASDTIFYVSGSNLSVDLEYFKALGVNFVEPSAAALKASGGWYENLSWENVDKYGADVIMMDNRTAATQPADITEGTWKKLPAVKAGQVIARNPEPILSYDKCAPLLEDLAKAIENAKKVS, encoded by the coding sequence ATGTCCAACGCCCGTGCCACTCACCTCTCCCGCCGCGGCATCCTCGCCGCGGGCGGCGCCCTCGGCCTCGGTGCCGTGCTCGCGGCCTGCGGCGACGACGACGCGAAAAGCGGTGGCTCGGACAAGGAGACGACGGCCGCGAAGTCCGGTCCCTGGACCTTCAAGGACGACCGCGGCCAGACCGCCAAGACCGACAGGACCCCGGCGACCATCGTCTCCTTCATCGGTGTCGCCGCCGCGCTGCACGACTACGGCATCGAGTCCAAGGGCGTCTTCGGGCCGACCGAGCTGAAGAACGGCAAGGCCGACGTGCAGGCCGGCGACCTGGACATCAGCAAGGTCACCAACCTCGGCAACACCTGGGGCCAGTTCAACATCGAGAAGTACGCGGCCCTCGCCCCCGACGTCCTCATCACCACGATGTTCGACGCGGCCGGCACGCTCTGGTACGTCCCGGAGGAGTCGAAGAAGAAGATCCTCGCCGTGGGCGCGCCGACCGTCGGCATCTCGGTGTACGACGTCCAGTTGCCGACGCCGCTGGCGCGGATGCTGGAGCTCGCCAAGTCCCTTGGCGCGGACACCACTTCTTCTGCGATCACCGCGGCCAAGAAGCGCTTCGAGGACGCGGCGGCCCGGCTGCGCGCCGCGGCGAAGGCCAAGCCGGACATCAAGGTCCTGGTCGGTTCCGCGAGCGACACCATCTTCTATGTCTCGGGGTCCAACCTCTCCGTCGACCTCGAGTACTTCAAGGCGCTCGGCGTGAACTTCGTCGAGCCGTCCGCGGCCGCGCTGAAGGCGAGCGGCGGGTGGTACGAGAACCTGAGCTGGGAGAACGTCGACAAGTACGGGGCGGACGTCATCATGATGGACAACCGTACGGCGGCGACGCAGCCCGCCGACATCACCGAGGGCACGTGGAAGAAGCTTCCCGCGGTGAAGGCGGGGCAGGTCATCGCGCGGAATCCCGAGCCGATTCTGTCGTACGACAAGTGCGCGCCGTTGCTTGAGGATCTGGCGAAGGCGATCGAGAACGCGAAGAAGGTCAGCTGA
- a CDS encoding siderophore-interacting protein codes for MTTALAAPFRFFSLHVVRTERLGPSLVRVSFGGDDLACFFSDGCDQSLSLFLPQPGQREPAVPYELGDGWWQGWRELPDDVRAVMRSYTLRALRRGPDEIDIDFVLHEPAGPASRWASRVCAGDRVVLLGPAVADNRAIRFRPPQDTDLVVVWGDETAVPAVSAILEALPAGTRARVWLEVQHAGDVQELVTASDAEVTWLVREREGGEGSPMALGALRAAQLPSAERPYVWIAGESGQVKALRRHFVGERGFDRRRVTFVGYWRQGLSEEQLREAG; via the coding sequence ATGACTACGGCCCTGGCCGCTCCGTTCCGCTTTTTCTCACTCCATGTCGTGCGGACGGAGCGGCTCGGGCCGTCTCTGGTCCGGGTCTCCTTCGGCGGGGACGATCTGGCGTGCTTCTTCTCCGACGGGTGTGATCAGTCCCTGTCGTTGTTTCTCCCCCAGCCCGGGCAGCGTGAGCCCGCCGTGCCGTACGAACTCGGTGACGGGTGGTGGCAGGGGTGGCGTGAACTGCCCGATGACGTGCGGGCGGTGATGCGGTCGTACACGCTTCGGGCGCTGCGCCGTGGGCCCGACGAGATCGACATCGACTTCGTGCTGCACGAACCCGCCGGGCCCGCTTCGCGTTGGGCCTCTCGCGTCTGTGCCGGGGACCGGGTCGTGTTGCTCGGGCCGGCCGTCGCGGACAATCGGGCGATTCGGTTCCGGCCGCCGCAGGACACCGATCTCGTGGTCGTCTGGGGCGACGAGACCGCCGTACCGGCCGTGTCCGCCATCCTTGAGGCGCTGCCCGCCGGTACCCGTGCGCGGGTGTGGCTGGAGGTCCAACACGCCGGTGATGTGCAGGAGTTGGTGACCGCGTCCGACGCCGAGGTGACCTGGCTGGTGCGCGAGCGCGAAGGTGGCGAGGGATCCCCCATGGCCCTCGGCGCCCTGCGCGCGGCCCAACTCCCGTCCGCCGAGCGGCCGTACGTGTGGATCGCGGGCGAGTCCGGTCAAGTGAAGGCGCTGCGGCGGCACTTCGTGGGTGAGCGCGGGTTCGACCGGCGGCGGGTGACCTTCGTCGGGTACTGGCGGCAGGGGCTCAGTGAGGAGCAACTGCGCGAGGCCGGGTGA
- the desA gene encoding lysine decarboxylase DesA, whose protein sequence is MRSHLLNDTTAEHYRRSVTEGVERVAAKLATTERPFTGVTVDALSPLIDRIDLDRPLHDTAAVLDELDEVYLRDAIYFHHPRYLAHLNCPVVIPAVLGEAVLSAVNSSLDTWDQSAGGTLIERKLIDWTNERIGLGPHADGVFTSGGSQSNLQALLLAREEAKTDTLAKLRVFASEVSHFSVKKSAKLLGLGQDAVVSIPVGADKRMQTVALARELERCKNAGLVPMAVVATAGTTDFGSIDPLPEIAALCEQFGVWMHVDAAYGCGLLASLKHRSRIDGIERADSVTVDYHKSFFQPVSSSALLVRDADTLRHATYHAEYLNPQRMVQERIPNQVDKSLQTTRRFDALKLWMTLRVMGADGIGQLFDEVCDLAEEGWRLLAADPRFDVVVEPSLSTLVYRYIPAAVTDPAEIDRANLYARKALFASGAAVVAGTKVSGRHYLKFTLLNPETTADDIAAVLDLIAGHAEQYLGESLDRAS, encoded by the coding sequence ATGCGCTCGCACCTGCTCAATGACACGACTGCGGAGCACTACCGCCGCTCCGTGACGGAAGGCGTGGAGCGGGTGGCGGCCAAACTCGCCACCACGGAACGACCGTTCACCGGCGTCACGGTCGACGCCCTCTCCCCCCTCATCGACCGCATCGACCTCGACCGCCCGCTCCACGACACCGCCGCGGTGCTCGACGAGCTGGACGAGGTCTATCTGCGTGACGCGATCTACTTCCACCACCCCCGCTACCTCGCCCACCTCAACTGCCCCGTCGTCATCCCCGCGGTGCTCGGCGAGGCGGTGCTCTCCGCCGTCAACTCCTCCCTGGACACCTGGGACCAGTCGGCCGGCGGCACCCTCATCGAGCGCAAGCTGATCGACTGGACGAACGAGCGGATCGGCCTCGGGCCGCACGCCGACGGGGTGTTCACCTCCGGCGGCAGCCAGTCCAACCTCCAGGCGCTGCTGCTGGCCCGCGAGGAGGCGAAGACCGACACGCTCGCCAAACTGCGCGTCTTCGCCTCCGAGGTCAGCCACTTCAGCGTGAAGAAGTCGGCGAAACTGCTGGGCCTCGGGCAGGACGCCGTCGTGTCGATACCCGTCGGCGCCGACAAGCGCATGCAGACCGTGGCTCTCGCCCGGGAGTTGGAGCGCTGCAAGAACGCCGGGCTCGTTCCCATGGCCGTCGTCGCCACCGCCGGCACCACCGACTTCGGCTCCATCGACCCGCTGCCCGAAATCGCCGCCCTGTGCGAGCAGTTCGGGGTGTGGATGCACGTGGACGCGGCCTACGGCTGTGGTCTGCTCGCCTCGCTGAAGCACCGGAGCCGCATCGACGGCATCGAGCGCGCCGACTCGGTCACCGTGGACTACCACAAGTCCTTCTTCCAGCCGGTGAGTTCATCCGCCCTGCTGGTCCGCGACGCCGACACCCTGCGCCACGCGACCTATCACGCGGAGTACCTCAACCCGCAGCGCATGGTGCAGGAGCGCATCCCCAACCAGGTCGACAAGTCCCTGCAGACCACCCGCCGTTTCGACGCGCTCAAGCTGTGGATGACGCTGCGCGTGATGGGCGCCGACGGCATCGGCCAACTCTTCGACGAGGTCTGCGACCTGGCCGAGGAGGGGTGGCGACTCCTGGCCGCCGACCCTCGGTTCGACGTGGTCGTCGAGCCCTCGCTCTCCACCCTCGTCTACCGCTACATCCCGGCCGCCGTCACCGACCCGGCCGAGATCGACCGCGCCAACCTGTACGCCCGCAAGGCCCTGTTCGCCTCCGGTGCCGCGGTGGTCGCGGGCACCAAGGTCTCCGGCCGCCACTACCTGAAGTTCACCCTGCTCAACCCCGAGACGACGGCCGACGACATCGCCGCCGTCCTCGACCTGATCGCCGGCCATGCCGAGCAGTACCTGGGAGAGTCCCTTGACCGCGCTTCCTGA
- a CDS encoding lysine N(6)-hydroxylase/L-ornithine N(5)-oxygenase family protein translates to MPSSTWESPLTALPDASNKTYDFVGIGLGPFNLGLACLTEPIAELDGVFLDSKPDFEWHAGMFLDGAHLQTPFMSDLVTLADPTSPYSFLNYLKEKGRLYPFYIRENFYPLRVEYDDYCRWAANRLTNVRFGTTVTEVTYEDKVYVVRTEAGDIFRARHLVLGTGTPPYLPEAVAGLGGDFIHNSRYMQHKAKLQAKESITLVGSGQSAAEIYYDLLAEIDVHGYELNWVTRSPRFFPLEYTKLTLEMTSPEYIDYFHALPEQTRYRLTAEQKGLFKGIDGDLVNEIFDLLYQKKVGGPVPTRLLTNSSLNDVTYRDGVYELGLRQEEQEKDYTLRSQGLVLATGYKYAEPEFLKPVHERLRYDSRGNFDIARNYSIDTTGRGVFLQNAGVHAHSITSPDLGMGAYRNSYIIRELLGTEYYPVEQTIAFQEFAV, encoded by the coding sequence ATGCCGAGCAGTACCTGGGAGAGTCCCTTGACCGCGCTTCCTGACGCCTCGAACAAGACCTACGACTTCGTGGGCATCGGGCTCGGACCCTTCAACCTCGGCCTCGCCTGCCTCACCGAGCCCATCGCCGAACTCGACGGCGTCTTCCTGGACTCGAAGCCCGACTTCGAGTGGCACGCCGGCATGTTCCTCGACGGCGCCCACCTCCAGACCCCGTTCATGTCGGACCTGGTCACCCTCGCCGACCCGACCTCGCCGTACTCCTTCCTCAACTACCTGAAGGAGAAGGGGCGTCTGTACCCCTTCTACATCCGCGAGAACTTCTATCCGCTGCGCGTCGAGTACGACGACTACTGCCGCTGGGCGGCCAACCGGCTCACCAACGTGCGCTTCGGCACGACGGTCACCGAGGTGACGTACGAGGACAAGGTCTACGTCGTCCGGACCGAGGCCGGTGACATCTTCCGCGCCCGGCATCTGGTCCTCGGCACCGGCACCCCGCCGTATCTCCCGGAGGCCGTCGCCGGTCTGGGCGGGGACTTCATCCACAACTCCCGTTACATGCAGCACAAAGCGAAGTTGCAGGCCAAGGAGTCGATCACGCTGGTCGGCAGCGGGCAGTCAGCCGCCGAGATCTACTACGACCTGCTCGCCGAAATCGACGTCCACGGCTACGAGTTGAACTGGGTCACGCGCTCGCCGCGCTTCTTCCCACTGGAGTACACGAAACTCACGCTGGAGATGACCTCCCCGGAGTACATCGACTACTTCCATGCCCTGCCCGAGCAGACCCGCTACCGCCTCACGGCCGAGCAGAAAGGCTTGTTCAAGGGCATCGACGGCGACCTCGTCAACGAGATCTTCGACCTGCTGTACCAGAAGAAGGTCGGCGGGCCCGTCCCCACCCGGCTGCTCACCAACTCCTCGCTGAACGACGTCACTTACCGCGACGGCGTCTACGAACTGGGGCTGCGCCAGGAGGAGCAGGAGAAGGACTACACCCTGCGCTCCCAGGGCCTGGTCCTCGCCACCGGCTACAAGTACGCCGAACCGGAGTTCCTCAAGCCCGTGCACGAGCGGCTGCGTTACGACTCCCGGGGCAACTTCGACATCGCGCGCAACTACTCGATCGACACCACGGGCCGGGGCGTCTTCCTGCAGAACGCCGGCGTCCACGCGCACAGCATCACGTCCCCCGACCTGGGCATGGGCGCGTACCGCAACTCGTACATCATCCGTGAGCTGCTCGGCACCGAGTACTACCCGGTCGAACAGACCATCGCGTTCCAGGAGTTCGCCGTATGA